Proteins co-encoded in one Prescottella sp. R16 genomic window:
- the rplT gene encoding 50S ribosomal protein L20 produces the protein MARVKRAVNAQKKRRSILEASKGYRGQRSRLYRKAKEQQLHSMTYAYRDRRQRKGDFRKLWIARINAAARANDITYNRFIQGLKAAGVEVDRKILAELAVSDAAAFTGLVAVAKAALPADVNAPAGEAA, from the coding sequence GTGGCACGCGTAAAGAGGGCCGTCAACGCCCAGAAGAAGCGTCGTTCGATTCTCGAGGCATCGAAGGGCTACCGCGGACAGCGTTCGCGCCTGTACCGCAAGGCCAAGGAGCAGCAGCTCCACTCGATGACCTACGCCTACCGGGACCGTCGCCAGCGCAAGGGTGACTTCCGGAAGCTGTGGATCGCACGTATCAACGCTGCGGCCCGCGCCAACGACATCACCTACAACCGCTTCATCCAGGGCCTGAAGGCTGCGGGTGTCGAGGTCGACCGCAAGATCCTCGCCGAGCTGGCCGTCTCGGACGCCGCCGCGTTCACCGGTCTGGTCGCTGTCGCGAAGGCTGCGCTGCCTGCCGATGTCAACGCTCCGGCCGGAGAAGCGGCCTGA
- the pheS gene encoding phenylalanine--tRNA ligase subunit alpha: MAKNEGGGPPTVDANALTDEALTAAADAAEKAFAAAADLDALAQAKIEHLGDKAPIALAKRGLGALPKTDRADAGKRVNVARTRVVAAFDARREVLLAERDAAVLVAEAIDVTLPSGRRPAGARHPITIISEQIADVFVGMGWEVAEGPEVETEHFNFDALNFLPDHPARTMQDTFHIAPEGSRQVLRTHTSPVQVRTMLSRDIPIYVVCPGRTFRTDELDATHTPVFSQVEGLAIDKGLTMAHLRGTLDAFARALFGPDTRTRMRPNYFPFTEPSAEVDVWFPNKKGGAGWVEWGGCGMVNPHVLRASGIDPDEYSGFAFGMGLERTLQFRNGIPDMRDIVEGDVRFTQPFGVQA; the protein is encoded by the coding sequence GTGGCGAAGAATGAGGGCGGCGGACCGCCGACTGTCGATGCGAATGCGCTCACCGACGAGGCGTTGACGGCTGCGGCCGACGCCGCGGAGAAGGCGTTCGCGGCGGCAGCGGACCTGGACGCGCTCGCGCAGGCCAAGATCGAGCATCTCGGCGACAAGGCGCCCATCGCGCTCGCGAAGCGCGGCCTGGGCGCGCTGCCGAAGACGGACCGCGCCGATGCGGGCAAGCGGGTCAACGTGGCCCGGACCCGGGTCGTCGCCGCATTCGATGCGCGCCGGGAGGTGCTGCTCGCCGAGCGGGACGCCGCGGTGCTGGTCGCGGAGGCGATCGACGTGACGTTGCCGTCGGGCCGTCGTCCCGCCGGGGCCCGTCATCCGATCACGATCATCTCCGAGCAGATCGCGGACGTGTTCGTCGGCATGGGCTGGGAGGTCGCCGAGGGACCCGAGGTGGAGACGGAGCACTTCAACTTCGACGCCCTGAACTTCCTGCCGGACCATCCGGCCCGCACCATGCAGGACACGTTCCACATCGCGCCCGAGGGGTCGCGGCAGGTGCTGCGCACCCACACCTCCCCGGTGCAGGTGCGCACGATGCTGTCGCGGGACATCCCGATCTACGTGGTGTGCCCGGGCCGCACGTTCCGGACCGACGAACTCGACGCCACCCACACCCCGGTGTTCTCCCAGGTCGAGGGTCTGGCGATCGACAAGGGGCTGACGATGGCGCACCTGCGCGGCACGCTCGACGCGTTCGCCCGCGCCCTGTTCGGTCCCGACACGCGAACGCGTATGCGCCCCAACTACTTCCCGTTCACCGAGCCGTCCGCCGAGGTGGATGTGTGGTTCCCGAACAAGAAGGGCGGCGCCGGCTGGGTCGAGTGGGGCGGCTGCGGCATGGTCAACCCGCACGTGCTGCGCGCATCCGGAATCGACCCCGACGAGTACTCGGGCTTCGCGTTCGGCATGGGG
- the uvrA gene encoding excinuclease ABC subunit UvrA — protein sequence MADRLIVQGAREHNLRGIDLDLPRDSLIVFTGLSGSGKSSLAFDTIFAEGQRRYVESLSAYARQFLGQMDKPDVDFIEGLSPAVSIDQKSTNRNPRSTVGTITEVYDYLRLLYARAGSAHCPVCSEPIARQTPQQIVDQVLEMEQGTKFQVLAPVVRTRKGEFVDLFEQLNTQGYSRVRVDGVVYPLTDPPKLKKQEKHDIEVVVDRLTVKASAKQRLTDSIETALRLAEGIVVLDFVDRDENAPDRERRFSEKLACPNGHPLAIDDLEPRSFSFNSPYGACPECTGLGIRKEVDPDLVVPDPELTLQGGAIAPWSMGQSSEYFGRLLSGLGDIMGFDMDTPWNKLPAKARKAILEGSTEQVHVKYKNRYGRTRSYYAEFEGVMPFLHRRLEQTESEQMKERYDGYMRDIPCPACNGTRLRPEILSVTISSGEFGRKSIAQVCELSIADCSAFLNSLTLGAREEAIAGQVLKEVQARLGFLLDVGLDYLSLARAAGTLSGGEAQRIRLATQIGSGLVGVLYVLDEPSIGLHQRDNRRLIETLTRLRDLGNTLIVVEHDEDTIRTSDWVVDIGPLAGEHGGRVVHSGPYEQLLTNPESLTGAYLSGRSVIEVPAQRRAVDRKRQVTVVGARENNLQGIDVAFPLGVLTSVTGVSGSGKSTLVNDIMATVMANKLNGARQVPGRHTRINGLDQLDKLVQVDQSPIGRTPRSNPATYTGVFDKIRTLFAATTEAKVRGYQPGRFSFNVKGGRCEACSGDGTLKIEMNFLPDVYVPCEVCHGARYNRETLEVHYKGKTIAEVLDMPIEEAAEFFEPVTSIHRYLKTLVEVGLGYVRLGQPAPTLSGGEAQRVKLAAELQKRSTGRTVYVLDEPTTGLHFEDIRKLLKVVGGLVDKGNTVIVIEHNLDVIKTSDWVIDMGPEGGSGGGTVVAQGTPEDVAAVPESYTGRFLKEALAASPASVAVTGNGKNGKGAAEAAPKKRVRKAAAVG from the coding sequence GTGGCGGACCGCCTGATCGTGCAAGGTGCACGGGAGCACAACCTGCGAGGAATCGATCTGGATCTGCCCCGGGACAGCCTGATCGTGTTCACCGGACTGTCCGGGTCCGGAAAGTCCAGCCTCGCGTTCGACACGATCTTCGCGGAAGGACAGCGACGGTACGTCGAATCGTTGTCCGCGTACGCGCGCCAGTTCCTCGGGCAGATGGACAAGCCGGACGTCGACTTCATCGAGGGCCTGTCCCCGGCGGTGTCGATCGACCAGAAGTCCACCAACCGGAACCCGCGCTCGACCGTCGGCACCATCACCGAGGTGTACGACTACCTGCGGCTGCTGTATGCGCGGGCGGGCAGCGCGCACTGCCCCGTCTGCAGCGAACCGATCGCCCGGCAGACGCCGCAGCAGATCGTCGACCAGGTTCTCGAGATGGAGCAGGGCACCAAGTTCCAGGTGCTCGCTCCCGTCGTCCGCACCCGCAAGGGCGAGTTCGTCGACCTCTTCGAACAACTCAACACCCAGGGCTACTCCCGCGTCCGAGTCGACGGCGTCGTATACCCGCTCACCGACCCCCCGAAGCTGAAGAAGCAGGAGAAACACGACATCGAGGTGGTCGTCGACCGTCTCACCGTCAAGGCGTCCGCCAAACAGCGGCTCACCGATTCGATCGAGACCGCGCTGCGGCTCGCCGAGGGCATCGTCGTCCTCGACTTCGTCGACCGCGACGAGAACGCACCCGACCGGGAGCGCCGCTTCTCCGAGAAACTCGCCTGCCCCAACGGGCATCCGCTCGCGATCGACGACCTCGAACCCCGGTCGTTCTCGTTCAACTCGCCGTACGGCGCGTGCCCCGAATGCACGGGCCTGGGCATCCGCAAGGAAGTCGATCCGGACCTCGTCGTACCGGACCCCGAACTCACCTTGCAGGGCGGCGCGATCGCTCCGTGGTCGATGGGGCAGAGCTCCGAATACTTCGGACGGTTGCTGTCCGGGCTCGGCGACATCATGGGCTTCGACATGGACACCCCGTGGAACAAGCTGCCCGCCAAGGCTCGCAAGGCAATCCTCGAGGGCAGTACCGAACAGGTCCACGTCAAGTACAAGAACCGGTACGGGCGTACCCGTTCCTACTACGCCGAGTTCGAAGGCGTCATGCCGTTCCTGCACCGGCGGCTCGAACAGACCGAGTCGGAGCAGATGAAGGAACGCTACGACGGCTACATGCGCGACATCCCGTGTCCCGCGTGCAACGGGACACGGCTGCGTCCGGAGATCCTGTCGGTGACGATCTCGTCCGGCGAGTTCGGACGCAAGTCGATCGCCCAGGTGTGCGAACTGTCCATCGCCGACTGCTCGGCGTTCCTGAACAGCCTCACCCTGGGAGCCCGCGAGGAGGCGATCGCCGGGCAGGTACTCAAGGAGGTGCAGGCGCGGCTCGGATTCCTGCTCGACGTCGGACTCGACTACCTGTCGCTCGCGCGTGCCGCCGGCACCCTGTCCGGCGGTGAGGCGCAGCGCATCCGGCTCGCCACGCAGATCGGCTCGGGTCTTGTCGGTGTGCTGTACGTGCTCGACGAGCCGTCCATCGGCCTGCACCAGCGCGACAACCGCCGCCTCATCGAAACCCTCACGCGACTCCGCGACCTCGGGAACACACTCATCGTCGTCGAGCACGACGAGGACACCATCCGCACCTCGGACTGGGTGGTCGACATCGGCCCGCTCGCGGGCGAGCACGGAGGCCGCGTGGTGCACAGCGGACCGTACGAACAACTCCTCACCAACCCCGAATCGCTCACCGGCGCCTACCTGTCGGGTCGCTCCGTCATCGAGGTGCCTGCGCAGCGCCGTGCTGTCGACCGCAAGCGGCAGGTCACGGTCGTCGGGGCCCGCGAGAACAACCTGCAGGGCATCGACGTCGCGTTCCCACTCGGGGTTCTGACCTCGGTCACCGGTGTGTCGGGATCGGGTAAGTCGACCCTCGTCAACGACATCATGGCGACGGTGATGGCGAACAAGCTCAACGGCGCCCGCCAGGTGCCCGGCCGGCACACCCGCATCAACGGCCTCGACCAGCTCGACAAGCTCGTGCAGGTGGACCAGTCGCCGATCGGTCGGACACCACGCTCCAACCCGGCGACCTACACCGGTGTGTTCGACAAGATCCGCACCCTGTTCGCCGCGACCACCGAGGCGAAGGTGCGCGGCTATCAGCCCGGCCGGTTCTCGTTCAACGTCAAGGGCGGCCGCTGCGAGGCCTGTTCCGGCGACGGCACCCTGAAGATCGAGATGAACTTCCTGCCGGACGTGTACGTGCCGTGCGAGGTGTGTCACGGTGCCCGCTACAACCGGGAAACCCTCGAGGTGCACTACAAGGGCAAGACCATCGCGGAGGTCCTCGACATGCCGATCGAGGAGGCCGCCGAGTTCTTCGAACCGGTCACCTCCATCCACCGGTACCTGAAGACCCTCGTCGAGGTCGGACTCGGCTACGTGCGTCTCGGGCAGCCGGCCCCGACCCTGTCCGGTGGTGAGGCGCAACGCGTCAAGCTCGCGGCGGAACTGCAGAAGCGGTCCACCGGCCGCACCGTGTACGTCCTGGACGAGCCCACCACGGGTCTGCACTTCGAGGACATCCGGAAGCTGCTCAAGGTCGTCGGTGGCCTGGTCGACAAGGGCAACACGGTCATCGTCATCGAGCACAACCTCGACGTCATCAAGACGTCCGACTGGGTCATCGACATGGGACCCGAGGGCGGTTCCGGCGGCGGCACAGTCGTCGCGCAGGGCACCCCGGAGGATGTCGCGGCCGTCCCGGAAAGCTACACGGGACGCTTCCTGAAGGAAGCCCTCGCGGCATCGCCGGCCTCGGTGGCCGTGACGGGCAACGGGAAGAACGGGAAGGGCGCGGCCGAGGCTGCCCCGAAGAAGCGGGTCCGCAAGGCTGCCGCGGTCGGATAG
- a CDS encoding MBL fold metallo-hydrolase: protein MEQHITVDDHYTGDLSGSTGAQRRTVPGATIVKMSVGPMDNNTYLVTCSETGKSLLVDAANDAERILALVAEQAPQLELIVTTHQHHDHWFALAEVAGKTGVPTAAHPLDSEILSVPPARTLTDGDVVSVGDLELEVIHLSGHTPGGITLALTERGENGRVHLFTGDSLFPGGVGKTPDAERFTSLMDDVESKLFDRFGDDTVFYPGHGKDSTLGAERPHLGEWRERGW from the coding sequence ATGGAGCAGCACATCACCGTCGACGACCACTACACCGGAGATCTGTCGGGCAGCACGGGGGCGCAGCGGCGCACCGTGCCGGGCGCCACGATCGTCAAGATGTCCGTCGGCCCCATGGACAACAACACCTACCTGGTCACGTGTTCCGAGACGGGGAAGTCGCTGCTCGTCGATGCCGCGAACGATGCCGAGCGCATCCTGGCGCTGGTTGCCGAGCAGGCTCCGCAGCTCGAACTGATCGTGACGACGCATCAGCATCACGACCACTGGTTCGCGCTCGCGGAGGTCGCCGGGAAGACCGGGGTGCCGACCGCGGCGCACCCGCTGGATTCGGAGATCCTGTCCGTCCCGCCGGCCCGCACCCTCACCGACGGCGACGTCGTGTCCGTCGGCGATCTCGAGCTCGAGGTGATCCACCTGAGCGGGCACACCCCCGGCGGCATCACGCTCGCGCTGACCGAGCGTGGCGAGAACGGACGCGTCCACCTGTTCACCGGTGATTCGCTGTTCCCGGGTGGGGTCGGCAAGACGCCGGACGCCGAACGGTTCACGTCGCTCATGGACGACGTCGAGTCGAAGCTGTTCGACCGGTTCGGCGACGACACCGTCTTCTATCCCGGCCACGGCAAGGATTCCACGCTCGGTGCGGAGCGGCCGCACCTGGGCGAATGGCGTGAGCGCGGCTGGTGA
- a CDS encoding RNA methyltransferase, with protein MDPFTERTPRVVSAVKLLRGAERRKTGRFLAEGENSVTEALTTAAVHEVFFTEAAGDRFRGLLEVAAAAGIRTSLVTDRAMAALSDTVTPPGVVAVCDLLDVPLSRAVTPETRLLAVPVSIAEPGNAGTVVRVADAVGADAAILAGDSVDPHNGKCVRASAGSLFHLPIVRERDTDAVLDTLTAAGIRILATAADGEVSLDDADELLAQPTAWLFGNEAHGLDPAVAARADHRVRIPIRGRAESLNLATAASICLYASARVQHRGS; from the coding sequence GTGGACCCGTTCACCGAACGGACTCCGCGGGTCGTTTCTGCTGTCAAGCTCCTGCGCGGCGCAGAGCGCAGGAAGACGGGGCGTTTCCTCGCCGAAGGGGAGAACTCGGTCACCGAGGCGCTGACGACGGCCGCCGTGCACGAGGTGTTCTTCACCGAGGCGGCCGGTGACCGGTTCCGGGGCCTGCTCGAGGTCGCGGCCGCCGCCGGGATCCGCACATCGCTGGTTACGGATCGGGCGATGGCTGCGCTGAGCGACACCGTCACGCCGCCCGGTGTGGTGGCGGTGTGTGACCTGCTGGACGTACCGCTTTCTCGCGCGGTCACCCCCGAGACGCGCCTGCTGGCGGTCCCGGTGTCGATCGCCGAGCCCGGGAACGCCGGCACCGTCGTCCGGGTCGCCGATGCCGTCGGTGCGGACGCGGCGATCCTCGCCGGTGACAGCGTCGACCCGCACAACGGTAAGTGCGTGCGTGCGTCGGCAGGCAGCCTGTTCCATCTGCCGATCGTGCGGGAACGCGACACCGATGCCGTTCTGGACACGCTCACCGCCGCCGGGATCCGCATTCTCGCGACGGCCGCGGACGGTGAGGTCAGTCTCGACGACGCCGACGAGCTGCTGGCGCAGCCGACCGCGTGGCTGTTCGGCAACGAGGCCCACGGCTTGGATCCCGCGGTGGCGGCGCGCGCCGATCACCGGGTACGGATTCCGATCCGGGGGCGCGCCGAAAGCCTCAATCTCGCGACGGCGGCGTCGATCTGCCTGTACGCCAGCGCACGCGTCCAACATCGCGGCAGCTGA
- the infC gene encoding translation initiation factor IF-3 encodes MSTETRINERIRVPEVRLIGPGGEQVGIVRVEDALRVALEADLDLVEVAPDARPPVCKIMDYGKFKYETAQKARESRKNQQQTVIKEQKLRPKIDDHDYETKKRNVVRFLEAGSKVKVTIMFRGREQSRPELGFRLLQRLGADVAELGFVETSAKQDGRNMTMVLAPHKGAKTRAKAQEDTQAAQPKPATGEAGTAPSA; translated from the coding sequence ATCAGCACTGAGACCCGCATCAACGAGCGCATCCGCGTCCCCGAGGTTCGCCTCATCGGACCCGGTGGCGAGCAGGTTGGGATCGTGCGTGTCGAGGATGCGCTTCGCGTCGCACTCGAAGCCGATCTGGACCTGGTCGAGGTGGCTCCCGATGCCCGTCCGCCGGTCTGCAAGATCATGGACTACGGCAAGTTCAAGTACGAGACGGCGCAGAAGGCGCGAGAGTCACGGAAGAACCAGCAGCAGACCGTGATCAAGGAGCAGAAGCTCCGGCCGAAGATCGACGACCACGACTACGAGACCAAGAAGCGCAACGTCGTTCGCTTCCTTGAGGCCGGGTCCAAGGTCAAGGTCACGATCATGTTCCGTGGTCGCGAGCAGTCCCGCCCGGAGCTCGGATTCCGTCTGTTGCAGCGCCTCGGCGCCGATGTGGCGGAACTCGGCTTCGTGGAGACCTCCGCGAAGCAGGACGGCCGCAATATGACGATGGTGCTCGCCCCCCACAAGGGTGCGAAGACGCGCGCGAAGGCCCAGGAAGATACGCAGGCTGCGCAGCCGAAGCCGGCCACCGGTGAAGCGGGTACGGCGCCGAGCGCCTGA
- a CDS encoding DUF1844 domain-containing protein, with translation MTQNPDPDDLTDVRDLADVPAIEVISRAAVMLMSSAAEKLGLSDPDPVNSPHLDLDEARRLITALAGLVTASVEYLGPHAGPIREGLQALQRAFRESSAHPDEPGKGPGEKYTGPVY, from the coding sequence ATGACGCAGAACCCCGATCCGGACGATCTCACCGACGTGCGCGACCTCGCCGACGTCCCCGCCATCGAGGTGATCAGCCGCGCCGCCGTGATGCTGATGAGCTCGGCGGCAGAGAAGCTGGGCCTGTCCGATCCCGACCCGGTCAACAGCCCCCACCTCGACCTCGACGAGGCACGACGTCTCATCACCGCGCTCGCCGGCCTGGTCACGGCGTCGGTCGAATATCTCGGACCTCACGCCGGCCCGATCCGGGAGGGCCTCCAGGCGCTGCAGCGGGCGTTCCGCGAGTCGTCGGCCCATCCGGACGAACCGGGCAAGGGGCCGGGCGAGAAGTACACCGGCCCCGTCTACTGA
- the otsB gene encoding trehalose-phosphatase, whose translation MTPLRRVADVPDALTARAQWVPLLRAARPAVFLDFDGTLAHITDRPAAAVPADGVITELTRLARHCPVGIISGRDLADVRARVGVPELWYAGSHGFEVVAPDGEHHEYEAAVAVEPDLRRAAAALRNRLEPVPGVLVERKRFAVAVHYRSVDPGRVDAVLATVRAVADAEPGLRVTSGRQIVELRPDIDWDKGRALMWMLGHLTGSAGPTPVYIGDDRTDEDAFEALAGTGIAVVVRSDESDERWSAAQYSVEGPDRVRELIQRIADLVGSDPRTPPAPDDPWTVSFDGYDPPSERLREALCTVGNGVFATRGCAPESVADDTHYPGTYAAGVFNRLEDAVNGTVVDNESLVNLPNWLPLTFRIDDGPWFDIDAVHVLDHHQYLDLRRAVLTRRLRFRDDAGRTTTVHQRRFVAMHLRHVAALETTVCAEDWSGRLEFRSEIDGAVGNTLVERYRDLASRHLAPADTEVVDENTVRLVTVTTESRIPVAVAARTTLWCGGEPATASYRPVTGAGTGRVGHDIAIDVTTGEDITVEKTVTVVTGRAPAVSDPADESIRWLARTGRFADVLDEHILEWSRLWDRLGIDLEHHAHAQRVVRFHLLHLVQTVSPHVTDLDVGVPARGLHGEAYRGHVFWDELFVFPVLNLRLPTLTRSLLYYRYRRLPEARHRAHESGRVGAMFPWQSGSDGREESQRLHLNPMSGRWNPDPSRRQLHAGIAVAYTVWQYYQVTGDLEFLVEFGGELLIEIARFYADLAEYDADIGRFRIRGVIGPDEFHSGYPDAPYDGIDDNAYTNVMTVWVLRRALDVLDELPQVIRADLTRLVGLSVQETVRWHDICRHMHVPFHDGVISQFAGYERLAEFDWEGYRDRYGDIHRLDRILEAEGDDVNRYRASKQADVLMLFYLLSADELRDVFDGLGYRLSPDTAARTVEYYLTRTSHGSTLSSVVHAWVLARGHRDRAMEFFHRVLDSDIADIQGGTTAEGIHLAAMAGSVDLVQRCFTGLEVRGGKLIFAPNWPEELGPLCFPIVYRGHRLRITVDGLRVRIRAAAGDQPPIVVECRGRTVHLHPGSTVELG comes from the coding sequence GTGACCCCGCTCCGTCGGGTCGCGGACGTCCCGGACGCCCTGACCGCCCGAGCACAGTGGGTGCCACTGCTGCGGGCGGCGCGCCCGGCGGTGTTCCTCGACTTCGACGGCACTCTCGCGCACATCACGGATCGGCCGGCGGCCGCGGTACCGGCGGACGGGGTGATCACCGAGCTGACCCGCCTGGCCCGGCACTGTCCGGTCGGGATCATCAGTGGCCGCGACCTCGCGGATGTCCGGGCTCGGGTCGGAGTACCCGAATTGTGGTACGCCGGTAGCCACGGTTTCGAGGTGGTCGCACCCGACGGCGAGCACCACGAGTACGAGGCGGCGGTGGCCGTCGAACCGGATCTCCGGCGGGCCGCCGCTGCCCTGCGTAACCGGCTCGAGCCGGTGCCCGGTGTGCTGGTGGAGCGCAAACGGTTCGCGGTGGCTGTTCACTACCGGAGTGTCGACCCCGGCCGGGTGGACGCGGTCCTCGCCACCGTCCGGGCCGTGGCCGACGCCGAGCCGGGACTGCGGGTGACGTCGGGCCGGCAGATCGTGGAACTGCGTCCGGACATCGACTGGGACAAGGGACGTGCCCTGATGTGGATGCTGGGGCATCTCACCGGGTCCGCGGGGCCGACTCCGGTCTACATCGGTGACGACCGGACCGACGAGGACGCGTTCGAGGCGCTCGCCGGAACCGGGATCGCGGTGGTGGTGCGGTCCGACGAGTCGGACGAGCGGTGGTCGGCGGCGCAGTACTCGGTCGAGGGACCGGATCGGGTGCGGGAGCTGATCCAGCGGATCGCGGATCTCGTCGGCAGCGATCCGCGCACCCCGCCGGCACCCGACGATCCGTGGACGGTCTCGTTCGACGGCTACGATCCGCCGTCCGAGCGGCTGCGGGAGGCACTGTGCACGGTCGGCAACGGGGTGTTCGCGACCCGCGGCTGCGCCCCGGAATCCGTCGCGGACGACACGCACTACCCGGGCACGTACGCGGCCGGGGTGTTCAACCGGCTCGAGGACGCGGTGAACGGCACCGTCGTCGACAACGAGTCACTGGTGAACCTCCCGAACTGGCTGCCTCTGACGTTCCGGATCGACGACGGCCCGTGGTTCGACATCGACGCGGTGCACGTTCTCGACCACCATCAGTACCTGGACCTGCGCCGCGCCGTCCTGACCCGTCGGCTCCGGTTCCGGGACGACGCCGGACGTACGACCACGGTGCACCAGCGCCGGTTCGTCGCGATGCATCTGCGGCACGTGGCGGCGCTCGAGACGACGGTGTGCGCCGAGGACTGGTCGGGGCGGCTCGAGTTCCGCTCGGAGATCGACGGTGCGGTCGGGAACACGCTCGTCGAGCGGTACCGGGATCTCGCGAGCCGCCATCTCGCGCCCGCCGACACCGAGGTGGTCGACGAGAACACCGTGCGTCTGGTCACGGTCACCACCGAGTCCCGGATTCCCGTCGCAGTGGCCGCCCGCACGACGCTGTGGTGCGGAGGCGAGCCGGCGACGGCGTCGTACCGGCCGGTCACCGGCGCAGGCACCGGGCGGGTCGGACACGACATCGCGATCGATGTGACCACCGGTGAGGACATCACCGTGGAGAAGACGGTCACGGTGGTCACCGGCCGGGCGCCGGCCGTGTCGGATCCGGCCGACGAGAGCATCCGGTGGCTCGCCCGCACCGGCCGGTTCGCGGACGTTCTCGACGAGCACATTCTGGAGTGGTCGCGGTTGTGGGACCGGCTGGGTATCGACCTCGAACATCACGCGCACGCGCAACGGGTCGTCCGGTTCCATCTTCTGCATCTGGTGCAGACGGTGTCACCGCACGTCACCGACCTCGACGTGGGGGTTCCGGCGCGCGGACTGCACGGGGAGGCGTACCGCGGCCACGTCTTCTGGGACGAGCTGTTCGTGTTCCCGGTGTTGAATCTACGGTTGCCGACACTGACCCGGTCGCTGCTGTACTACCGGTACCGGCGGCTGCCGGAGGCACGGCACCGGGCACACGAGTCCGGGCGAGTCGGCGCGATGTTCCCGTGGCAGTCCGGCAGCGACGGCCGGGAGGAAAGCCAACGGCTGCACCTCAATCCGATGTCGGGGCGATGGAATCCGGATCCGAGCCGCCGGCAACTCCACGCCGGTATCGCGGTCGCCTACACGGTGTGGCAGTACTACCAGGTGACCGGCGACCTGGAATTCCTCGTCGAGTTCGGTGGGGAGTTGCTGATCGAGATCGCGCGCTTCTACGCGGATCTCGCCGAGTACGACGCCGACATCGGACGGTTCCGGATCCGGGGCGTCATCGGCCCCGACGAATTCCATTCCGGCTATCCGGATGCGCCGTACGACGGGATCGACGACAACGCGTACACGAACGTCATGACGGTGTGGGTGCTGCGCCGGGCCCTCGACGTCCTCGACGAGCTTCCGCAGGTGATCCGCGCGGATCTCACCCGGCTGGTGGGGCTGTCGGTGCAGGAGACGGTGCGGTGGCACGACATCTGCCGGCACATGCACGTCCCGTTCCACGATGGGGTGATCAGTCAGTTCGCCGGCTACGAGCGGCTCGCCGAGTTCGATTGGGAGGGCTACCGGGACCGGTACGGCGACATCCATCGGCTGGACCGGATCCTCGAGGCCGAGGGCGACGACGTGAACCGGTACCGCGCCTCGAAACAGGCCGACGTGCTCATGCTGTTCTATCTGCTGTCCGCGGACGAGCTGCGCGACGTGTTCGACGGGCTCGGCTACCGGCTGTCCCCCGATACCGCGGCGCGGACCGTCGAGTACTACCTGACGCGCACGTCACACGGGTCGACGTTGAGCAGCGTCGTGCATGCGTGGGTGCTGGCCCGTGGCCACCGGGATCGGGCGATGGAGTTCTTCCATCGTGTCCTCGACTCCGATATCGCGGACATTCAGGGCGGTACGACCGCGGAGGGGATCCATCTGGCCGCGATGGCCGGCAGCGTCGATCTCGTGCAGCGCTGCTTCACGGGACTCGAGGTGCGGGGCGGGAAGCTGATCTTCGCACCGAACTGGCCGGAGGAACTCGGTCCGCTGTGTTTCCCGATCGTGTATCGCGGTCACCGGCTACGGATCACGGTCGACGGTCTCCGTGTCCGTATCCGGGCCGCCGCCGGTGACCAGCCGCCGATCGTCGTCGAATGCCGGGGCCGGACGGTGCATCTGCATCCGGGGTCCACCGTCGAACTGGGCTGA
- the rpmI gene encoding 50S ribosomal protein L35, with protein MPKSKTHSGTAKRFKVSGSGKILRQKAGRRHLLEHKSSRVTRRLDGKAVVADADAPRIKRLLGI; from the coding sequence ATGCCCAAGTCGAAGACCCACAGTGGCACCGCGAAGCGATTCAAGGTGTCCGGTAGCGGAAAGATCCTGCGCCAGAAGGCCGGACGTCGCCACCTGCTCGAGCACAAGAGCTCGCGCGTGACCCGTCGTCTCGACGGCAAGGCCGTCGTCGCCGACGCGGATGCCCCGCGCATCAAGCGTCTGCTCGGCATCTGA